The Arachis ipaensis cultivar K30076 chromosome B03, Araip1.1, whole genome shotgun sequence region AACTCCAACATTCTGCCTGTTGCATTTGCACTGGTTGAGGGTGAGAATGCCAGAATGCCgtccttctttctctcccacctgtGTCAGCACGTGACCCTACAAGCGGGTCTGCTGGTTATATCAGATAGGCATAACAGTATCAAGGCTGCGCTTGAGGCTCCCAACGGAGGATGGATACCTCCAGCTGCCTACCGTGCATTCTGTATTCGACATGTGGCAGCAAATTTCGCCCTGATCTTCAAGGGCAAGGACCCAAGCTCTCCGTCGTGTCCAGGTCTGCTGGTTATATCAGACAGGCATAATGGCATCAAGGCTGCGCTTGAGGCTCCGGACGGGGGATGGCTACCTCCTGCTACCtaccgtgcattctgcattcgGCATGTGGCAGCAAATTTTGCCCTAACCTTCAAGGGCAAGGATGCAATGAGGCTTCTTATGAATGCAGCGTATGTGAAGACGGAGGTGGAGttcgattactggtttgatattctgcggTCTGAAGACCCTGTCATGTGTGACTGGGCAAACCGGATTGAGTATTCATTGTGGACACAGCATCAGGATGAGGGTCGGAGATTTGGGCACATGACGACAAATATCTCTGAGTGTGTTAATTCAATCCTGAAGGGAGTCAGGAATCTCCCTGTCTGCTCGCTGGTGAAGGCAACTTACGGGAGGTTGGCCGAGCTATTCGTCCGCAAGGGgagagaggctgaggcccagCTGGGTACGggacaacaattcagtcaacACTTGGTGAAGTGTATTGAGGCCAATTTGAAGACGGCGAGGTGCTTCACGATGACTTTGTACGACCGAGATAACTCGGAGTTCACTGTCTCGGAGACGACTCCTACTGGTTCGTTCTTCCTCGGTAGCTACAGGGTGTCACTCGGATCTCAGACATGTGACTGCGGATACTTTCAGGCACTACATTTCCCGTGTCCCCACGCCCTGGCATACTGTGCCTATTCATAGCTGACTTGGCAGCCGTATGTCCACCAGGTGTATCGTCTTAGCTCCGTGTTCAGTGTGTACCGGATGGGGTTCACACCACCCATTCCTAAGGGTTTCTGGCCACCATATGATGGGCCGACAGTGATACCAGACCCCAACAAGAGGCGTGCGAGCGAGGGACGTCCCAGGTCCACCAGGATACAAACCACTATGGACGAGGCGGATCCGAACAGACCGAAGAGATGTGGACTCTGTCGGCAACCAGGACACACACGTTGGAGTTGCCCACAGGTCGGGGGACCAAGTCACACGGGTGGGACAGAGTTGGTTTATTGTTAGCTTTATTATAACAGtgatttcacttttgtatttagtgTCAACTGTTTGAGGGTATGCTACTTGAAGTTGTTAAGTACAAAAATTTGTTTAGCTTAATGTGATGTATTTTGCGTTGGTTAATAATTACTCCATGTGTTTCTTTTCTGAAACAAAATGTCACCTCTCCGAAAAATACATAAAGCAATAATGCAATCTTCAAATCAAGTGATGGTGGACAACCAACATGTCTGAATAACTTAAATACACAATGTACACCAATTTCCAAAGTAACGGATACACGAGAAAGTAATAAGGTACATACCATAAATAACAAAATACATCTCGGATGTTAAGCATACAAAGCCAAAATAAATAAaggaagctaaaatacaacactGAATGTGACAAAAGTCATACACCATAAACAGATCATCTAAATAGGTGTGAACCGGTGAAGCAACGACGGGGGACCCGTGTCCTGTGGCCTCTCTTGACGAGCGGCTCCTCGTCCTCGatgtcatcatcgtcatcatccgGGTCTGCCTGTGCAGGTGGCCTAGGCTGGACTGGCAACGGTCGTGAGGAAGACCCTGAGGGGGTTGACTCTCTGCGAACGGGTGCCCTGGACGTTCCGGCAACTGAATGTGACCCAGTAGTAAAGGCGGAAGGAGGGGTACTACCCAATGCAAAATACTCAGGTGCTGGCATGGTAGGAGGCTCGTTCAAATTGACATCTAATGGTGCCTGTGTCCTCGGTATCTGACCCGGCCGACGTGCTGCATCATCCTCCTGCATAATGGCACTGATCTCATCTAGGAAGTGTGACTCGCCAAAATCCGCATCAAGACCATCGCTGGCCAGCAAGTCTGAAAATAGAGTCCCTGGACTAACCCATGGCTGACTCTCCTGAAGTGTGTGGTCGTCAGTGGGGACACCAACGAAATAATCGCCGAgcggcccagatccaagtccaccGTCACGATGGGCCGAGCCATCTCCCAAACCGGAACCGTACCACTCTCCACCATGACCTCCATGATGGGGACTAACACCCCCTACACCAGCATGACCTCCAGCGTCTCCTCCACCAGGCCCGCCCTGATCACCATCGTCGTCGTCGTCATCATGATCACCGTGATCGTCCACCGCAGCACGCTCTCTGCGTCGGCCTCCACGCCCTCGTCGTCTACCTGCACCCATACCCCCCGCATCACCATCTTTCATGGCCTGATCGAGCCAGCTCCACTCATGCTGGCTCTGTCGGGTCCCGACACGCGCTCTCCGCTCAACCCGCCGCCTATCCAAAACGTCGTCCACACAGTCCATCTCAGGAACTCGTCTAGCACCCCTCTGCGTAGCCTCAACAGGAATAGGCACGGCTCTCGGATCCTCCAGGTACATCTCTGGTGACAAGAACCTCTTTCCATGCTGACGCCACCAGTCCAAGAAGTCATGTGAGGTACCGGGGTCTGCGACAACATCAAACTAGAAAACGTGATCCGCACGACTCTCCCAATGAAGATGCCAGAACTGCAAACTGTACGGGAACCAACGATCACCGCCTCTACCATCCTTCGACATCAagaagtcgatgttcagggcgggcTGGGGGCGGGGTTGAACTCCGCCGAACTGCGGTAACACCCGGTCAACCTGATGCCACTCTATCACGGAAAAGTATATCAACGACGTCACACACTGCCATAACGCCGTATGACGAGGCTCCAACACCTCAGGATGCACAACCTGAAGGACGTCGGGAGAGCTATACGGCATCCAGATAAACTgcagaataacaacaacaatcttAGTCTGGTTCGTGACGTGAACTATGAAAGGTGAATTAAGTTAACACAAGCGATGAGTATACTCACATCCGTGGACTGTAACAAGTCTATTCTCAACCTCCACATCTACACTCGAGGTCCCTTCtcgctgtaacaccctaatacttTTAAACTGAGTTAAACtttatttggattatatttaGTAGCTGATATTCAAAACCTTgcgaaatttttcttttaaaataaatgtgaaatatttatataaaataatttataaataaaaatattgaataattagtttttattagaatagttactagttgaaaaatataagtggATTTGAAAATACTAACATGAAAAATCGGTGTGCTAAACCATGAAGGCACAACAATGACAAGCTTTACTCATACCAAATAAAAAAGGAAACATAATAGTTACAATTGCAATCAGTCAATAAGGATAAAAACAAGACAcgtaagaaatcctaattctcttaatTTGTTTAACTATGGCTAAAACAATCGCATATTCTTCCTTCTTAAGGTAAATGTTTAATGTTTTATATCTACGTCCTCGATAGCTTACTCCCACTAGTGCACCTGTCTTTTCACCTCAACTGTATTGCTTCGTACTGCATCGTTCCTGAAGATGGTACGGAGAGAGGGGTGAGAAACAAAAGTTTCTCAATAGTTTATCTATATGGTATCATCGTATCCATCTCCAGCCACtccgagttttaaaataaaaacagtgatgatgcaatgttgttcaattattattttcaaaaagtctTGATTAGTCGGAGTGGTGTGACTTTTAGATGCTTCTCATTTACTTATGCTATGACATGTGTGATGCATACAAAATGCCTATAGCGTTAAAACATATGAAGGTAACTCATAAACCTTAGTATGATGTTCTCATGGGCCATAAAGCaagacaaaataaataataaataagagaagaataaTAACATTGCCATAGATAAGTCAAACAGAATAGatctgaataaaataaagatctttAAACAATATCATACATCATACAAAAAGGAACTTTGGAAAAAAGAAGGATCTTTGAatgcaataataaacataatcataaaaaaaaagataaaataagaacaaTCATAATCACACTTTTCATTGTacttttcattactttttctcgtagcttttatggaaggtattgagctcaaaccggtataaaaatgggagtccccttcccttaccgaaggttcttatcccgaacattttggcgatcaccttcccttaccgaaggatcatctcgatcgatcaccctCCCTTACCGAGGGATCatctcgatatcttgtctttgggggtcaccttcccttaccgaaggatcattccctcagttcaatttacaatcaaggttatttagacatacacaagaaggaAGTTATTGCAaccaaaatatatattattataaaattgatgggagtttccttcccttaccgaaggttcccaaaagtttgccgatcaccttcccttaccgaaggatcatctcgattatcttgtctttaggggtcaccttcccttaccgaagaaCCATTCCCTCAGTTCTTTAATGTACATAAGATATGAAGGAAAGAGATATTATATCATGACATGCAATGCTAACATCTATATAAAAAACATTTAAGATATGACATATAAAATTTAGCATAAAACCCCCTACCTCGAGTGAAGTTTCGCTAGGTATTCCGATGCAAATAGATGCAGTTTGTTAGTGAAGAGAGACTTGTTTCATGGCTAGACTTTGTGTATACtagaatattttgtataaaaaaaggGAATAGAATGAGAAAGGAAGGATCAAATAGCTCTCAGGTATGTGCAGATTATGTTATGAGGCATTTAGGTGAAATCTTCAATCTGGATCGTCACTTTGTGAGCCCTATAACTTTTTCTACGTTTGGAATTTGGAATTATCTATTAGAGAAAAATTTATATAGAATTGAATTAGCTTTAAAAAGAATCTTAAACGAAGTAAATCGGATAACCACAGTTTGAGATATTTCTGAAATACTGTTAGTATATCAGGCTGGCTGATAAGTGCGCAATTTTCTACTCTAAACTCGTAACCGATTTatctacctaatttaatttgaatttgattttatactgaACTTAAGGGATAGAGCTAgtattcttatcttttcatataactaaatatcattcaaatctaaTAAACGTAGAATTAATTATGACTATATTTTAAAAGGTTGTTTATTGTCGGTTAGAGATTTACTACTACTAGTACTCTCATATgtttaaatttgaaattcaaatcttaaatcattaccattttaattaattaattagttattaaataataatttgattaaaaaagttGGGATGTTACACTCACTACCGGAAGGATTGTGACCTGACCACCTACAACTCACATCGGTGTTATGACGAAAGAAAAGTATGACAAAATAATATAACAATCTAAGCGGACATggaattaaataatttaactCATAATAGAAAAATCCTACAACAGTACCTCGATGCCAAGGGTCAGTTGAACGTATCATACCCACCAGGTCTAAACCCAGGAAAGCGCCAAAAAATCCAGAACTGAAGTAACTGTAACGGGCCAGCTAACTTCACCACTTGTCTGTTGGCCACTCGGCAATACACCGGTACAACCACGCTAGTGCTGCCGACCCCCAGCTGTAGCcacccatctcctcaagcctagCTACGTTGGGTAGCCATATGATGTGAATACGgttgccggacttgtcggcaaacaACTGAGTGCCCAACAGTATCATGATATAGGCACGAGCGTAGTACCTCACTATCTCATCGTCGGCTCCCTTGGGGCACTCTCCAAAAGTCTCCTGGAACCAGGTGCAGTTCACTGCGAACTTCTGAATTTGGTTAACAGGAGGTAACACAccaagcaactcctggaaccacacCCAGGCAGGACGGCCACCTTGGATGTATATCTGGAAGTCTGTCAAGTAACCACTCACATAACGTCTGTCGACCGGCAAGCCCTGCTGGTACGCCGCGTCCTGTAGTGTGATGGTGCACTCCCCGAATGGCATGTGGAACGTGTACGTCTCCGGACGCCACCGCTCGACGAAAGCATTGACAAGAGGCTCATCCAATCTGAACCATCTATCATTcagccttgcaagatggtataatccggccaTCTGCAGGTACAGGACGTACCTCTCATCgagtcgcatgccctgctgccgccgcataATCGAAATGCATTGCTGGGGCTGCGCATAAGATGAACCGCATAATTACAACCACTTACAAAACCAATAACAGAAACCACTAACAACGTAAACCATGAACGGAAACCACTAACAGAAAAAACTAACACAAACCGCTAACAAaaaccgcatgcaaaaccactagCAAAATCGCATGcataaaccgctaacataaatcactaacataaaccactagcATAAACAACTGGCATTAAACCACTAGCATAAAccacttgcaaaaccactggcctaaaccactaacataaaccacattCGAAACCACTAataaaaccactaacataaaccaccaagtAAACCACAAACAAAACCACTAAAATGAACAACATGCAAAATCACTAACATAACCAAAATGCAaaatcactaacataaaccacatgcaaaatcactaaaataaaccacgtgcaaaatcactaacaaaaccacatcgaaaaccactaacataaaccaccaacaaaACCGCTACCCTAAACCACTAACAataccgctaacataaaccaccaacaaaaccacaagcaaaaccactaaaataaaccgcatgcaaaaccactcacataaaccacatgcaaaaccactaaaatATAccacacaaaaaaaattttctaaatactaacctcgtcgttgatgaccccggctatataAGCAACTCCATCCAAACGATATAGTCCttccggatcgtcccccatcgccTTAGTATCCTGGTCAAGCCTTTGTCGGAgcgaatctgggtcgttttctctgagatttggtggGGTTTGAGAATGGAAAAGTGATTCGAATGAGGTGGGTTCGGACTCCTTTTATATCCGAATccagtgtaattcgaatcaaccccaTTCGAATTACTACTAGAGGCAAAATGtgactaattcgaatcaaccagATTCGAACTACTTGGGGTTTCGTGCaattgtgtaattcgaatcaacctgattcgaattattcATAGTGTAATTTGAATCAGGTAGATTCGAATTAGTGAGTGTGTGcgtttgtgtgtaattcgaatcaccttgattcgaattacatgcttTTCAAGTTCGAATTGACCTAGTTTGAACTACATAAAAATGTGGTTTGGTTGATTCGTGAACCAGTTTTTGGTTTGGCTGATTTGTGTAATATTCTGCTCCCATTGGTTTATTTATGTGATTTGCCCtcgatttaaattaatttttttatctaattcaatttaaataaaaaaattgattaaa contains the following coding sequences:
- the LOC107633628 gene encoding uncharacterized protein LOC107633628 is translated as MPGTDAVLRSSPVRVGGQADESQAYFHRLFWTFPPCIEAFRHCNPLVSIDGTHLYGKYGGTLLVAIAQDGNSNILPVAFALVEGENARMPSFFLSHLCQHVTLQAGLLVISDRHNSIKAALEAPNGGWIPPAAYRAFCIRHVAANFALIFKGKDPSSPSCPGLLVISDRHNGIKAALEAPDGGWLPPATYRAFCIRHVAANFALTFKGKDAMRLLMNAAYVKTEVEFDYWFDILRSEDPVMCDWANRIEYSLWTQHQDEGRRFGHMTTNISECVNSILKGVRNLPVCSLVKATYGRLAELFVRKGREAEAQLGTGQQFSQHLVKCIEANLKTARCFTMTLYDRDNSEFTVSETTPTGSFFLGSYRVSLGSQTCDCGYFQALHFPCPHALAYCAYS
- the LOC107633627 gene encoding protein MAIN-LIKE 1-like, with product MRRQQGMRLDERYVLYLQMAGLYHLARLNDRWFRLDEPLVNAFVERWRPETYTFHMPFGECTITLQDAAYQQGLPVDRRYVSGYLTDFQIYIQGGRPAWVWFQELLGVLPPVNQIQKFAVNCTWFQETFGECPKGADDEIVRYYARAYIMILLGTQLFADKSGNRIHIIWLPNVARLEEMGGYSWGSAALAWLYRCIAEWPTDKW